A DNA window from Malus domestica chromosome 12, GDT2T_hap1 contains the following coding sequences:
- the LOC103436384 gene encoding probable calcium-binding protein CML36, giving the protein MKFIKISSKNLSPKRLFRSKKDRSAVSRSEPPSFGSETASASSSSSSYTIHKPGAGAGGGTTPTSVLPERSGEWSEFSADLQLDMAQAFKLIDRDNDGVVSRKELEALLCRLGNDPQSREEVTLMLSEVDRDGNGSISLEAVLNRVGPVSGPAADSELRDAFEVFDTDNDGKISAEELLSFFRAIGDEGCTLEECGRMIAGADKNGDGFVCFEEFAHMMERQR; this is encoded by the coding sequence ATGAAGTTCATCAAAATTAGCTCCAAAAATCTCAGTCCGAAACGCCTCTTCCGGTCTAAGAAGGACCGGTCCGCCGTATCTCGCTCCGAACCGCCGTCGTTCGGGTCCGAAACGGCGTCTGCCTCGTCATCCTCTTCCTCATACACAATCCACAAGCCCGGGGCCGGCGCCGGCGGTGGAACCACGCCCACCAGCGTTTTGCCCGAAAGATCGGGTGAGTGGTCCGAGTTTTCGGCTGATCTGCAGCTCGACATGGCGCAAGCGTTTAAACTTATAGACCGGGACAACGATGGAGTGGTGTCGAGGAAAGAACTCGAGGCTCTTCTGTGCCGGCTCGGTAACGACCCGCAGAGTCGAGAGGAGGTGACGTTGATGCTAAGCGAGGTGGACCGAGACGGTAACGGTTCAATCAGCCTCGAGGCTGTGTTGAACCGGGTCGGGCCGGTTTCCGGTCCAGCTGCCGACTCGGAACTGCGGGATGCGTTTGAAGTGTTTGACACGGATAACGACGGAAAAATATCGGCGGAGGAGCTTTTGAGCTTTTTCAGGGCAATCGGCGACGAAGGGTGCACGTTAGAGGAGTGCGGGCGCATGATAGCAGGGGCTGATAAGAATGGGGATGGGTTCGTGTGCTTTGAGGAGTTTGCTCATATGATGGAGCGTCAGAGATGA
- the LOC103436410 gene encoding uncharacterized protein, which translates to MGSTGSDVFTEIGFTNWRKGPENLRVHEGGVGSLYKKVVQQARDLMTQKQHIETFVIKQTDEACINYRTLLSASLECTRWLLGQGLPFRGHDESLKSSNRGNYLELMQFLSKHNEQVRNVVFENAPKNLKYTSSDIQKDLVRACAIEIVDAITKDMEGAFFSLLVDGARDSSTKEQIAMVLRYVNKKGEAIEKFLGVQHVSSTTSSSLEEAIERLFATTNLSMSKLRGQGYDRSSNMKGELNGLKTKILNKYPQTFYFHCFAHQLQLALVFVAKENVDVANFFINASSLVNLIGSSCKRRDAFREKQQEQIQKALDLGNLETGKRLDQESSLMRPCDIRWNSHYGTIVSIIVMFEVVVEVVEWIKSDRNQDNLSKATRLFKDIQTFDFVFHFFLIRLIFGITNELSQTLQKKDQDIVNAMALVEVCKQRLQSLKNDDIGDLFHDVEKFCEEHDIIVPNMEDLHFVPEKSRHKAPKITNFDYYCVDLYFQVLDMQLNELNDHFNEVNTKLLLFMGVW; encoded by the coding sequence ATGGGTAGCACTGGAAGTGATGTCTTCACTGAGATAGGGTTTACAAATTGGAGGAAAGGACCCGAAAATCTTCGAGTCCATGAGGGAGGTGTTGGAAGTCTTTATAAAAAAGTTGTACAACAAGCTAGAGATTTGATgacacaaaaacaacacattGAAACATTTGTGATTAAGCAAACTGATGAAGCTTGCATTAATTATCGTACTTTATTGAGTGCCTCACTTGAGTGCACAAGATGGTTGTTGGGACAAGGCTTGCCTTTTCGTGGCCACGATGAATCGTTGAAATCAAGCAATAGGGGTAATTATTTGGAGCTTATGCAATTTCTTTCCAAGCATAATGAACAAGTTAGGAACGTTGTGTTTGAGAACGCTCCCAAGAATCTTAAGTATACTTCTTCTGATATTCAAAAAGATCTTGTTCGTGCTTGTGCCATTGAAATTGTAGATGCAATCACTAAAGATATGGAAGgtgcatttttttctcttttggttgatgGAGCACGTGATTCTTCAACTAAAGAGCAAATAGCAATGGTATTGCGTTATGTGAACAAAAAAGGAGAAGCAATTGAAAAGTTTTTGGGTGTTCAACATGTCTCCTCTACAACTAGTAGCTCGCTTGAAGAGGCCATTGAGAGATTGTTTGCTACAACAAATTTGAGTATGTCCAAGTTACGAGGACAAGGCTATGATAGATCTAGTAATATGAAAGGTGAGTTAAATGGtcttaaaacaaagattttgaacaaataccctcaaacattttattttcattgttttgcacaCCAACTCCAACTAGCTCTTGTATTCGTGGCAAAGGAAAATGTGGATGTTgccaatttcttcatcaatgctAGTAGTTTGGTGAATCTTATTGGATCATCGTGTAAGCGTCGTGATGCATTTAGAGagaaacaacaagaacaaattcAGAAAGCTCTTGATCTTGGTAATCTTGAAACGGGTAAAAGGTTAGATCAAGAAAGTAGTCTCATGCGTCCATGTGATATACGGTGGAACTCGCATTATGGTACTATAGTTAGTATTATTGTTATGTTTGAAGTTGTGGTGGAGGTGGTTGAATGGATTAAAAGTGATCGCAACCAAGATAATCTCAGTAAAGCAACTAGGTTATTCAAAGACATACAaacttttgattttgtgttCCACTTTTTCTTGATAAGACTTATATTTGGAATTACAAATGAGTTATCACAAACATTGCAAAAGAaagatcaagatattgtgaatgcGATGGCGTTGGTGGAAGTATGCAAGCAAAGACTACAATCTTTGAAAAATGATGACATTGGGGACTTGTTTCATGATGTAGAAAAGTTTTGTGAGGAGCATGATATTATCGTTCCTAACATGGAGGATTTGCATTTCGTACCTGAAAAATCAAGGCATAAagctccaaaaatcacaaacttcGATTACTATTGTGTGGACCtctattttcaagtccttgatATGCAACTAAATGAATTGAATGATCACTTCAATGAGGTAAACACCAAGTTGCTTCTTTTTATGGGAGTCTGgtga